One Leptospira wolbachii serovar Codice str. CDC genomic region harbors:
- a CDS encoding ArnT family glycosyltransferase, with amino-acid sequence MISVLETVKFLSVHRTFLILLCILIVFLFYGNSSPLVDQDEAAYAGFSRSMLETGDYLTMDFAYSLPHRKPPLHFWISSSLFQIFGSTEWVLRLFPALCILGTSLLTYHLANVIYGSRTALYAFSILSFSLYFPLNGKIALVDSLLVFFGMVGFVSLYHWIKSKKRIFVLLFWLSVSLGLLVKGPPILIFLGGTCVLLLSVNQIRSQIWKLNPFLFLPIAFVPLLLWGYFSWQKDNGSLIQWMLDWYIFRRATDPVFGQSGPPGTYLMLFVVTLFPWSRLYLSFLNENGWKLIAYLKTEGLGVIKNLLPWHWEKSDFIFTSKRFLLLGLVFSWLFYECLASKLPSYPLSAYPILAILLGDQLARKHNQIYMYRLYLTVALLMIAIISFVLLPKFSEMRTDTKKAASVIQSLVPKNETLYSFGAHGIPSFAYYYHRPIREITWEEIQITKGYFLVSESDYTVWKGLGIDWEEIGEPLPIYAYDRNKKLTLRLVKTKGL; translated from the coding sequence ATGATTTCAGTCCTTGAGACTGTGAAATTCCTATCTGTCCACCGCACCTTCCTCATCTTACTTTGTATTCTCATTGTGTTTTTATTCTATGGGAATTCCTCTCCCTTGGTGGACCAAGACGAGGCAGCCTATGCCGGTTTTTCACGCTCTATGTTGGAAACAGGGGATTACCTCACCATGGACTTTGCCTACTCACTCCCACACAGAAAACCTCCACTGCATTTTTGGATTAGCTCTTCTCTTTTCCAAATATTTGGCAGTACCGAATGGGTGTTACGTCTTTTCCCTGCCCTATGTATCTTAGGAACTAGTTTGTTAACCTACCATCTGGCGAATGTTATATACGGCTCAAGAACAGCCTTATATGCTTTCAGTATCCTCAGTTTTTCCTTGTATTTTCCACTCAATGGAAAAATTGCACTAGTAGATTCGCTTTTAGTTTTTTTTGGAATGGTTGGATTTGTTTCTCTTTACCATTGGATCAAATCAAAGAAAAGAATATTCGTTCTTTTATTCTGGCTCTCTGTAAGTCTCGGATTGCTTGTGAAGGGGCCACCCATTCTTATCTTTCTTGGGGGAACTTGTGTCCTTCTTTTGAGCGTAAATCAAATCCGTTCCCAAATTTGGAAATTGAATCCATTTTTATTTCTCCCTATCGCTTTCGTTCCACTTCTTCTTTGGGGTTATTTTTCTTGGCAAAAAGACAATGGCTCACTCATCCAATGGATGTTGGATTGGTATATCTTTCGTAGGGCTACCGATCCAGTATTTGGACAATCCGGTCCACCAGGCACCTATCTTATGCTATTTGTAGTTACCCTTTTTCCCTGGAGCCGATTGTATCTTTCGTTCTTAAATGAAAACGGATGGAAACTCATCGCCTATCTAAAAACGGAAGGTTTGGGAGTGATCAAAAATCTTCTTCCTTGGCATTGGGAAAAAAGCGATTTTATTTTTACTTCAAAACGGTTTCTGCTTCTAGGACTTGTTTTTTCTTGGCTCTTTTACGAATGTTTGGCGAGTAAACTTCCCTCTTATCCCTTATCCGCTTATCCCATCCTTGCCATTCTCCTAGGAGATCAACTCGCAAGAAAACACAACCAAATCTATATGTACAGGTTGTATCTTACGGTTGCACTTTTAATGATTGCGATCATCTCTTTTGTTTTACTTCCTAAGTTTTCTGAAATGAGAACCGATACAAAAAAAGCAGCAAGTGTAATCCAAAGTTTGGTTCCTAAAAACGAAACCTTATACTCATTTGGTGCACACGGTATCCCCAGTTTTGCTTATTATTACCACAGGCCTATACGTGAGATAACTTGGGAAGAAATCCAAATTACGAAAGGGTATTTCCTAGTCTCGGAATCGGATTATACAGTATGGAAAGGGCTCGGTATCGATTGGGAGGAAATAGGAGAACCTTTGCCCATTTATGCTTACGATCGAAATAAAAAATTAACCCTTAGGCTTGTAAAAACCAAAGGACTTTAA
- a CDS encoding copper chaperone PCu(A)C — protein MRVIAITHLNIILIEVLLLRKINITNAGILLLIQVNLFVFCHKPTEPIRLWMTPPPEVAKTAAVYGEIKNPYASDVEIRTIVSNRYKTIDFHETVIDDQSGIARMRKLDYPILLKANETIELERSGKHLMLYDKLDHPGKLELEIQFSNGESRTVIVEEREL, from the coding sequence ATGAGAGTGATCGCAATCACCCATTTGAATATTATTCTCATCGAGGTTCTCTTGTTACGAAAGATAAATATAACAAATGCAGGAATTCTGTTACTAATTCAAGTCAATTTGTTTGTTTTCTGTCACAAACCGACAGAACCCATCCGACTCTGGATGACACCTCCCCCAGAGGTAGCAAAAACTGCTGCTGTTTATGGAGAAATTAAGAATCCCTACGCAAGCGATGTGGAAATTCGAACTATTGTTAGCAATCGATACAAAACAATTGATTTCCATGAAACAGTCATAGACGACCAGTCTGGAATTGCTAGGATGCGGAAATTGGATTATCCTATTTTGCTGAAAGCCAACGAGACCATTGAACTTGAACGATCAGGAAAACATTTGATGTTATATGATAAATTGGATCACCCCGGGAAGCTGGAATTGGAAATTCAATTCTCTAATGGAGAAAGTAGGACTGTGATAGTGGAAGAGAGAGAATTATGA
- a CDS encoding Sec-independent protein translocase subunit TatA/TatB has translation MPSNPFSFQAPIAFFNLGPWEIALIVFLALLFFGGKRLPSLAKDLGSGIKEFRKSLTGQEEEPTQPTFPQEEPKSTSQAASKSGKKKKA, from the coding sequence ATGCCATCCAATCCGTTTTCTTTTCAAGCACCTATTGCTTTTTTTAATTTGGGACCATGGGAGATTGCACTCATCGTCTTCTTAGCGTTGCTTTTTTTTGGTGGGAAACGCCTTCCAAGCCTTGCCAAAGATTTGGGTTCCGGAATCAAAGAATTTCGTAAATCCCTAACAGGTCAGGAAGAGGAACCGACTCAACCTACTTTCCCACAGGAAGAGCCTAAGTCGACTTCACAAGCTGCTTCCAAATCCGGTAAAAAGAAAAAAGCTTAA
- a CDS encoding SCO family protein, whose translation MKRKFVLILLVGFLVGCGSALEFTELPIGGNIEAKDKSGQSVSLKAFEEPVLLVFFGYTYCPDFCPNTLAKIKAAVEPLNEVEKSKFKVVFISVDPVRDSPETTTKYVQFYLPQSVGLSFSADTINQILKQYAAYVQKTEDGQSFDHSTYIYVLDKNRKTRKLIKSTDSKEVITKSIQVLSGNSI comes from the coding sequence ATGAAAAGAAAATTTGTCTTAATCTTGTTAGTTGGGTTTTTAGTCGGATGTGGTTCTGCATTAGAATTCACCGAACTTCCAATTGGTGGAAATATTGAAGCCAAAGATAAATCTGGACAATCTGTATCCTTGAAAGCATTTGAGGAGCCGGTCCTCTTAGTGTTTTTTGGCTATACCTATTGTCCCGACTTTTGTCCCAATACCTTGGCAAAAATTAAGGCTGCAGTAGAGCCGTTAAACGAAGTGGAGAAATCAAAATTCAAAGTAGTTTTTATTTCTGTAGATCCAGTGCGTGACTCCCCAGAGACAACTACAAAGTATGTTCAGTTCTATCTACCTCAATCGGTAGGACTTTCTTTTTCGGCAGATACAATCAACCAAATTCTAAAACAGTATGCAGCTTATGTGCAAAAAACGGAAGATGGCCAAAGTTTCGACCACTCTACCTACATTTATGTTTTGGATAAGAATCGGAAGACTCGAAAACTCATCAAGTCTACCGATTCCAAAGAAGTGATCACAAAGTCCATACAGGTGTTAAGCGGCAATTCCATTTAA
- a CDS encoding hybrid sensor histidine kinase/response regulator: protein MQTNLEASRMIEFFKVLPNLFSGGVYLTDPKTGQILFSNDFFKNNLGCHKTNEECLESDLLLWVAEEDKSNFRDQILFPSKHFERDTVQGDYRFRMPNEILVRWFQFEKRKVNIPNMDSQLQIVFVRDVTNEKTNEINIVEQIQFFLGLFENASVGMALQDWEGGYFRTNPRFTEITGYSFQNLTDLNIKRIKGEPISEEEMEYFGFFKEGAEESRLTRKDGRRINVYRRISAFRNSQGKPDFYYVFLDDVTEKKQLESYQLHSQKMETIGSLATNIAHDLNNYLQPIHVFSQLGEEEINSGKFDQTKILEYLGKIRMGADNARSMIHRIIKYSKVKDEDSAAKIEISSVVESTIPLVNAGLPKNVEAQFDFHKSPLYTKLDAVRLSKILCELTSGGLLVWDDRKRGLVRVKTSPADEFKLLVSMEFTGLSLPSLSGLNTLDFVNFGDEEFQWTGMHLINRYVKNWGGEFYIEKPEPMTVLIHIFLPLEEGQVLIGAAKSNQENKPKDVWSVISDKEIWIVEDDEAASEAISFVLSQKQITPRVFRSASLALEELKIKIPDFILSDYRMREMNGLNLIRKIKKVNPNLSAVLYTGNMDGLDSEELDAEGILVRSKPISVDELYETILLSFGFL, encoded by the coding sequence ATGCAAACGAATCTAGAAGCAAGCAGAATGATAGAATTCTTTAAGGTCTTGCCCAATCTATTTTCCGGTGGGGTTTACTTAACAGATCCCAAAACCGGTCAGATTTTATTTTCAAACGATTTTTTTAAAAACAATTTGGGTTGTCACAAAACCAATGAGGAATGTTTGGAGTCCGACCTTTTGTTATGGGTCGCGGAAGAAGATAAGTCAAATTTTCGAGACCAAATTCTTTTTCCGAGTAAACATTTCGAACGTGACACCGTACAAGGGGACTACCGTTTCCGAATGCCGAATGAAATTTTAGTTCGGTGGTTCCAATTTGAAAAAAGAAAGGTAAACATTCCTAATATGGATTCCCAACTCCAAATTGTTTTTGTTCGTGATGTGACTAATGAAAAAACGAACGAAATCAATATAGTTGAACAAATTCAGTTTTTTTTGGGACTATTTGAAAATGCTTCAGTGGGGATGGCATTACAGGACTGGGAAGGAGGGTACTTCCGAACCAATCCAAGATTTACAGAAATCACCGGCTATAGTTTTCAAAACCTAACAGATTTGAATATCAAACGAATCAAAGGAGAACCCATATCCGAAGAGGAAATGGAATACTTTGGGTTTTTTAAAGAAGGGGCGGAAGAGTCGAGACTTACACGAAAAGATGGTCGTCGAATCAATGTTTATCGAAGGATTAGTGCGTTTCGTAACTCACAAGGGAAACCAGATTTTTATTATGTGTTTTTAGATGATGTGACGGAAAAAAAACAATTAGAATCTTATCAGTTACATTCACAAAAAATGGAAACGATAGGAAGTTTGGCGACAAACATTGCTCATGATTTAAATAACTACTTGCAGCCCATTCACGTATTTTCACAGTTAGGTGAAGAAGAAATCAATTCAGGGAAATTTGACCAAACAAAGATTTTAGAATATTTGGGAAAAATCCGGATGGGAGCTGATAATGCTCGTTCTATGATTCATAGAATCATCAAATACTCAAAAGTAAAAGACGAAGACTCTGCGGCAAAAATTGAAATTTCATCTGTGGTTGAATCTACCATTCCTCTTGTAAATGCGGGTCTACCGAAAAACGTGGAGGCCCAATTTGACTTCCATAAATCTCCCCTTTACACTAAGTTAGATGCTGTAAGATTATCTAAAATTCTATGTGAACTTACTTCCGGTGGTCTCCTCGTTTGGGACGATCGAAAGAGGGGTCTTGTCCGTGTTAAAACTTCACCTGCAGACGAATTTAAACTTTTGGTTTCTATGGAGTTTACGGGACTTTCTTTGCCAAGTCTTTCGGGCTTAAACACACTCGATTTTGTAAATTTTGGGGATGAAGAATTCCAATGGACTGGGATGCACCTAATCAATCGTTATGTGAAGAATTGGGGTGGTGAGTTTTATATTGAAAAACCAGAACCAATGACAGTTCTTATCCACATCTTTTTGCCTTTGGAAGAAGGACAGGTGTTGATTGGCGCAGCTAAATCGAATCAAGAAAATAAACCCAAAGATGTTTGGTCCGTGATTTCTGATAAGGAAATTTGGATTGTTGAGGATGATGAAGCTGCTAGTGAAGCAATCAGTTTTGTCCTTTCTCAAAAACAAATCACTCCGAGAGTATTTCGAAGTGCTTCATTGGCATTGGAAGAATTAAAAATTAAAATTCCTGATTTTATTTTATCTGATTACAGAATGCGAGAAATGAACGGGCTTAATCTCATTCGTAAAATTAAGAAAGTAAATCCGAATCTTTCGGCAGTTCTTTATACGGGAAATATGGATGGACTTGATTCTGAGGAATTGGATGCAGAAGGGATATTGGTTCGTTCCAAACCAATATCCGTAGATGAACTTTACGAAACTATTTTGTTATCGTTTGGATTTCTTTGA
- a CDS encoding M3 family metallopeptidase, which translates to MFPEFQSDNLPKKESAILEKMESNKEFIQTLLKIDKPTFQNFAKPYQRIQTELSDLVTEISHLNSVKNNDESQTIYSRLLPKLSEYYTDLGQNEDIFATLLKIQSSEKDQNHEASKVLENEIRDFRLSGVGLNSDTKNTLKEIRIRQSDLSNQFSQNVLNATNAFALYLSEGDVVGLPESEKISAKQDDGTYKFTLHFPSYIAYMTYGENREIRKKLYDGYCTRAPENGKLMEEILELRDKEAKLLGFPTFSHLSLATKVADTPEQVIDFLDHLAKKAKPIALQELNEIKNFAKKLGHEDIEPWDLTFYSEKLKKESFSYDEEIYRPYLEKETVISGTFQFLEKLLGIQFQQVDTPVWEPSVLCYNLVVEGEIRSRLYLDLEVRTEKKGGAWMHNWKPHFQDETGKTELPVAFVVASFPKATSTQPSLLRPSDVVTLFHELGHALHHLLSRVKEAFVSGVNGVEWDAVEFPSQFLENFAYEPKVLELFAKHYQTKEPIPNSYIETMVKAKNFMSAMGVVRQLEFAKFDMLIHKEKPSESRVQEILDQVRKEVCVVFPPAYNKFQNSFTHIFAGGYAAGYYSYKWAELLSANAYYSFVDRGVFDLEHAAHFRKTVLEKGGSASAMDLFRDFYGRDPEIDALLRLNGIAA; encoded by the coding sequence ATGTTTCCTGAATTTCAATCTGATAATCTTCCTAAAAAAGAATCTGCCATTTTAGAAAAAATGGAGTCTAACAAAGAGTTCATTCAAACCCTATTAAAGATAGACAAACCTACTTTTCAAAATTTCGCAAAACCCTACCAACGAATCCAAACAGAGTTGAGTGATCTTGTTACGGAAATTTCGCATCTTAATTCTGTAAAAAACAACGACGAGAGCCAAACTATCTATAGCAGGCTCTTACCAAAACTTAGCGAATACTATACAGACCTGGGTCAAAACGAAGACATATTTGCGACTCTATTAAAAATTCAATCCTCGGAAAAAGATCAAAATCATGAAGCATCCAAAGTTTTAGAAAACGAAATCAGAGACTTTCGTTTGTCCGGAGTAGGCCTAAACTCAGATACTAAAAATACATTAAAAGAAATTCGGATTCGCCAGTCAGATCTTTCCAATCAATTTTCGCAGAACGTCCTAAATGCAACAAACGCTTTTGCGCTCTACCTTTCGGAAGGCGATGTTGTTGGCCTTCCCGAAAGCGAAAAAATCTCTGCAAAACAAGACGATGGAACCTACAAATTTACTCTCCACTTTCCATCTTACATTGCTTATATGACCTATGGTGAAAATAGAGAGATCCGAAAAAAACTCTATGATGGGTACTGCACGAGAGCTCCAGAAAACGGAAAACTAATGGAAGAGATTTTGGAACTCCGTGATAAAGAAGCAAAACTTCTAGGATTTCCAACATTCTCTCATTTAAGTTTGGCAACTAAGGTGGCTGACACTCCGGAACAAGTGATTGATTTTTTAGACCACTTAGCAAAAAAAGCCAAACCAATCGCCTTACAAGAATTAAATGAAATCAAAAATTTTGCTAAAAAATTAGGGCACGAAGACATAGAACCCTGGGACCTTACCTTCTATTCTGAAAAACTAAAAAAAGAGTCCTTTTCTTATGATGAAGAAATCTATCGACCCTATTTAGAAAAAGAAACTGTCATTTCGGGAACATTTCAATTTTTAGAAAAACTTCTAGGAATCCAATTCCAACAAGTGGATACTCCCGTTTGGGAGCCGTCTGTTCTTTGTTATAACCTGGTTGTAGAAGGAGAGATTAGATCTCGATTGTATTTGGATTTAGAGGTCCGCACTGAGAAAAAAGGTGGGGCCTGGATGCACAACTGGAAACCTCACTTCCAAGATGAAACTGGTAAAACAGAACTTCCCGTTGCCTTTGTGGTTGCAAGTTTTCCCAAAGCCACAAGTACACAACCTTCACTGCTTCGACCAAGCGATGTAGTGACTCTTTTCCATGAATTGGGACACGCTCTCCACCACTTACTCTCTCGCGTCAAGGAAGCCTTTGTGAGTGGCGTCAACGGTGTGGAATGGGATGCTGTTGAATTTCCATCCCAATTTTTAGAAAACTTTGCTTACGAACCAAAAGTATTAGAACTTTTCGCCAAACACTACCAAACGAAAGAACCAATTCCTAATTCCTATATCGAAACAATGGTAAAGGCCAAAAACTTTATGTCAGCTATGGGTGTGGTGAGACAGTTAGAATTTGCAAAATTCGATATGTTGATCCATAAAGAAAAACCTAGCGAATCTAGAGTTCAGGAAATCCTAGACCAAGTGAGAAAAGAAGTCTGCGTTGTGTTCCCGCCGGCATACAATAAATTCCAAAATTCCTTCACTCATATCTTTGCTGGAGGGTATGCAGCAGGATACTATTCTTATAAATGGGCCGAGTTACTTTCTGCCAACGCCTACTATTCGTTTGTCGACCGGGGAGTTTTTGACCTAGAACATGCGGCTCATTTCAGAAAAACGGTTTTAGAAAAAGGTGGATCTGCGAGCGCCATGGACCTATTCCGAGATTTTTACGGAAGAGATCCAGAGATTGATGCTTTATTACGATTAAATGGAATTGCCGCTTAA
- a CDS encoding thiol-disulfide oxidoreductase DCC family protein, giving the protein MPPEKSKIVFFDGVCHLCMGSVQFLLKQNQKENLYFSAIGSETFNSLLPKESYGNLPDSILYWMEGKLYLESDAILQLTRELVFPWPLFYGFWIFPRFLRNSIYRHIAKHRYDWFGKAEACMVPSPNIQKRFLN; this is encoded by the coding sequence ATGCCACCGGAAAAAAGTAAAATTGTTTTCTTTGATGGGGTTTGCCATTTGTGTATGGGTTCGGTTCAGTTTCTTTTGAAACAAAACCAAAAGGAAAATTTATACTTTTCTGCCATCGGATCCGAGACCTTTAATTCCCTTCTTCCTAAAGAATCTTACGGCAATCTTCCGGACAGCATTCTATATTGGATGGAAGGTAAACTGTATTTAGAATCGGATGCCATTTTGCAACTGACACGGGAGCTCGTATTTCCTTGGCCATTGTTCTATGGGTTTTGGATTTTTCCTCGGTTTCTTCGCAATTCCATTTATAGGCACATTGCCAAACACCGCTATGATTGGTTTGGCAAAGCAGAGGCCTGTATGGTTCCTTCACCAAACATTCAAAAACGTTTTTTAAATTAA
- a CDS encoding alpha/beta hydrolase, whose product MRIIFKWVIAITLILSSFLVSTYNWSTGEYNYDSSRKFENFDAFYQNELELSAKENTRPNNEELLVRVSEEKTPIVIVYIHGFGASRGEGEEVTNKLTEYFGANTYYLRLPGHGTNPEDHLHTNFQKYLQDAEDSLIYARELGDKTVLVGTSMGGNIASYLAAKHPDLVDSLVLASPFYDFDDPSAHFFRFHWGKSFINAIKGEMRISKTDPRDESAKYWYLDQYYAAIQNILELKRFVDKANPYPKITAPTLLMYYYKSEREHDFVASIPAMLKVYDAIQTGPNPNPKNKLLKIENGAHVLLSKYVKSDKELIEKELIQFIKDTTGAEEVKKSKKSKR is encoded by the coding sequence ATGAGAATAATATTCAAATGGGTGATTGCGATCACTCTCATTCTTTCTTCATTTCTAGTATCCACTTACAACTGGTCTACCGGTGAATACAATTATGATTCCTCTCGTAAATTCGAAAATTTTGATGCCTTTTATCAGAACGAACTCGAACTCAGTGCGAAAGAAAACACAAGACCTAACAACGAAGAACTACTCGTTCGAGTTTCGGAAGAAAAAACTCCAATAGTTATTGTCTATATCCATGGATTTGGTGCCAGCCGAGGCGAAGGTGAAGAAGTCACAAACAAACTCACTGAATACTTTGGTGCCAATACTTATTATTTAAGACTACCTGGTCATGGAACCAATCCAGAAGACCACCTACACACGAACTTTCAGAAGTATCTTCAAGATGCAGAAGATAGTTTAATTTATGCAAGAGAGCTTGGCGACAAAACTGTGCTCGTGGGAACGAGCATGGGAGGAAATATTGCTTCTTATTTGGCAGCAAAACACCCCGATCTAGTGGACTCCCTTGTTCTTGCGTCACCATTTTATGATTTTGACGACCCGAGTGCCCACTTCTTTCGATTCCATTGGGGTAAGTCTTTTATCAATGCAATTAAGGGAGAAATGCGAATTTCTAAAACTGACCCACGAGACGAGTCAGCTAAATATTGGTATTTAGACCAATACTATGCAGCGATTCAAAATATCTTAGAATTAAAACGATTTGTAGACAAAGCAAACCCTTATCCAAAAATAACTGCCCCCACCTTACTGATGTATTACTACAAATCAGAAAGAGAACATGACTTCGTAGCCTCCATACCAGCCATGTTAAAGGTATATGATGCGATTCAAACAGGACCAAATCCCAATCCCAAAAACAAACTTTTAAAAATTGAAAACGGTGCCCATGTTTTACTTTCTAAATACGTAAAATCTGACAAAGAATTGATCGAAAAAGAACTCATCCAGTTTATTAAAGATACAACGGGTGCTGAAGAAGTTAAAAAATCAAAGAAATCCAAACGATAA
- the tatC gene encoding twin-arginine translocase subunit TatC, with protein MSLGDHLEELRQRLIYSILVVSVFMIGTLYFGSEIHSFLIQPYKSVLGPDAHFFQIQLMAPFLIYLKTSFILSVLVSLPFLLYILWGFVAPAVDTRTEKWGKFIILFSTLLFWSGLALCWFTVFENFLRVFLVVLRPDGVDPYLPIDEYYDLFFNLHLVFGASFQLPIVLILLGRIGILSSRFLISRWREAVLIIAVVSAVLSPGPDVFSMLMLLVPLSFLFFLSAIVMKVLETTDRK; from the coding sequence ATGTCCCTGGGGGATCATTTAGAAGAACTCCGCCAAAGGCTGATCTATTCTATCTTAGTGGTGTCTGTCTTTATGATTGGCACTTTGTATTTCGGTAGCGAAATCCACAGTTTTCTCATCCAACCCTACAAATCGGTTCTCGGCCCGGACGCTCATTTCTTTCAGATCCAACTGATGGCTCCGTTTCTAATCTATCTCAAAACTTCGTTTATTTTATCTGTACTCGTTTCTTTGCCGTTTTTATTGTACATCCTTTGGGGATTTGTGGCACCTGCTGTGGATACTCGGACAGAAAAATGGGGAAAGTTCATCATCCTTTTTTCTACCTTACTATTTTGGTCGGGGCTTGCTCTCTGTTGGTTTACTGTTTTTGAAAATTTCCTTCGAGTTTTCCTTGTAGTTTTAAGACCCGACGGAGTGGATCCTTATTTACCGATTGACGAATACTATGATTTATTCTTCAATTTGCACTTAGTGTTTGGTGCGTCCTTTCAGTTACCAATTGTCCTAATCCTACTGGGTAGGATCGGGATCCTTTCCTCTCGTTTTCTTATTTCTAGATGGCGAGAGGCAGTTCTTATCATAGCTGTTGTATCTGCGGTTCTCTCTCCAGGTCCCGATGTATTTTCTATGCTGATGTTACTCGTTCCCCTTAGCTTTCTGTTTTTTCTTTCCGCCATTGTTATGAAAGTTTTGGAAACAACAGACCGCAAATGA